A single Arachnia propionica DNA region contains:
- a CDS encoding response regulator, translating to MSIKVAVLDDHEFICRAISALGRDYPELAVVYTSTCPEEFQAWCLENHPDVAMVDLMLHGQLAGHETIRVLSQAGISCLAFTADHRRVPISMAMRAGARGLALKDESPDKHFETLREIHETGWSPSSAMAAALIEDAAELPALSAHELRCLRLASEGVPIKAIGRQFNPVISLSTVKTYLARAYEKYAAVGRPVGNTTAAATQTWEDGWFDLDGTAESN from the coding sequence GTGAGCATAAAGGTGGCAGTCCTCGATGACCACGAATTCATCTGCCGCGCCATTTCGGCGCTCGGTCGTGACTACCCGGAGCTGGCGGTGGTGTACACCAGCACCTGCCCCGAGGAGTTCCAGGCGTGGTGCCTCGAGAACCATCCCGACGTGGCCATGGTGGATTTGATGTTGCACGGCCAGTTGGCCGGGCACGAGACCATTCGAGTACTGAGTCAGGCCGGCATTTCGTGCCTGGCCTTCACCGCGGACCATCGTCGCGTCCCGATCAGCATGGCCATGCGGGCCGGCGCCCGGGGCCTCGCCCTGAAGGACGAGTCGCCGGACAAGCATTTCGAGACGCTGCGGGAGATCCACGAGACGGGATGGTCGCCGTCCTCGGCGATGGCGGCCGCGCTCATCGAGGACGCGGCGGAGCTGCCCGCGTTGTCGGCCCATGAGCTGCGCTGTCTGCGACTCGCCTCGGAGGGGGTTCCCATCAAGGCCATCGGCCGCCAGTTCAACCCGGTGATCTCGCTGTCAACCGTCAAGACCTACCTGGCGCGGGCCTACGAGAAGTACGCGGCCGTCGGCAGACCGGTCGGCAACACGACCGCGGCGGCCACCCAGACCTGGGAGGACGGCTGGTTCGACCTCGACGGGACGGCGGAATCCAACTGA
- a CDS encoding aspartate kinase, whose translation MGRIVQKYGGSSVADAESIKRVARRIARTRADGHEVIIVISAMGDATDELMDLALKVSPNPKSRELDMLLTTGERQSAALLAMALADLGVEAVSYTGSQAGILTTPTHGNARIIDITPGRVVRSLEEGSVVIVAGFQGVAQTTKDVTTLGRGASDTTAVALASALGADHCEIYTDVDGVYTADPRIVPSARRITEIGYEEMMELAASGAKILHLRCVEYARRENVKVHVRSSFSDKPGTWVKPHDEVRKAGKMEEAIITGVAHDRSEAKITVIGVPDQVGAAASIFEVISDAGINIDMIVQNVSRLSDVKTDISFTLPMSDGRKGIEALEANKNKIGFEEVLYDDQIGKVSIVGVGMRSHSGVTTTFFKALAAEGVNLQMISTSEIRISVVVSTDEVDRAVRGAHAAFGLDGEEEAVVYAGTGR comes from the coding sequence GTGGGACGCATTGTTCAGAAATACGGTGGATCCTCGGTGGCCGACGCCGAGTCCATCAAGCGCGTCGCCCGCCGGATCGCGCGCACACGCGCGGACGGGCACGAGGTCATCATCGTCATCTCGGCGATGGGTGATGCCACCGACGAGCTGATGGACCTGGCGCTGAAGGTGAGCCCGAACCCGAAATCCCGTGAACTGGACATGCTGCTGACCACGGGGGAACGCCAGTCGGCGGCGCTGCTGGCGATGGCCCTGGCCGACCTCGGGGTCGAGGCCGTCAGCTACACCGGCTCCCAGGCGGGCATTCTCACCACTCCCACCCACGGCAACGCGCGCATCATCGACATCACCCCGGGGCGCGTCGTGCGTTCCCTGGAGGAGGGCAGCGTCGTCATCGTCGCCGGTTTCCAGGGCGTGGCGCAGACCACCAAGGACGTCACGACGCTGGGTCGCGGCGCCTCCGACACCACGGCGGTCGCGCTGGCCTCGGCCCTGGGCGCCGACCACTGCGAGATCTACACCGACGTCGACGGCGTCTACACCGCCGACCCGCGGATCGTGCCGAGCGCCCGCCGGATCACCGAGATCGGCTACGAGGAGATGATGGAGCTGGCCGCCTCCGGCGCCAAGATCCTCCACCTGCGCTGCGTCGAGTACGCGCGCCGCGAGAACGTGAAGGTCCACGTCCGTTCGTCCTTCAGTGACAAACCGGGCACCTGGGTGAAACCCCACGACGAGGTCAGGAAGGCAGGCAAAATGGAAGAAGCCATCATCACGGGCGTGGCCCACGACCGCAGCGAGGCCAAGATCACCGTCATCGGCGTCCCCGACCAGGTGGGTGCGGCCGCCTCGATCTTCGAGGTCATCTCGGACGCGGGCATCAACATCGACATGATCGTGCAGAACGTATCCAGGCTCTCGGACGTGAAGACCGACATCTCCTTCACCCTGCCCATGTCCGACGGCCGCAAGGGCATCGAGGCGCTCGAGGCGAACAAGAACAAGATCGGTTTCGAGGAGGTCCTCTACGACGACCAGATCGGCAAGGTCTCGATCGTCGGCGTCGGGATGCGGTCCCATTCGGGTGTGACCACCACCTTCTTCAAGGCCCTGGCGGCCGAGGGCGTCAACCTGCAGATGATCTCCACATCCGAGATCCGCATCTCCGTGGTGGTCAGCACAGACGAAGTGGACCGCGCCGTCCGCGGCGCCCACGCCGCCTTCGGCCTGGACGGCGAGGAGGAGGCCGTCGTCTACGCCGGAACGGGCCGCTGA
- a CDS encoding ABC transporter ATP-binding protein, producing the protein MKIEAENLSWAAGPAIIVDGIDVPAMPGRILGLLGPNGSGKSTLLGMLARTIQPRTGVVKLDDRPYSDWAPRDIARVLSVVQQKATTDQDVTVRDVIDLGRIPHRRRWAGPSPRDREVVEAAARRTGIEHLLNRDWHTLSGGEQQRAHLARAFAQEGQVMLLDEPTNHLDISHQLDILKTLRETGLGVVVALHDLNLATTFCDEVLVLHKGRAVCLGRPADVLTEDLIREVYGVEVRILHPDGDEAPLFQFLRPVTQT; encoded by the coding sequence ATGAAGATAGAAGCAGAGAACCTGTCGTGGGCCGCCGGTCCGGCCATCATCGTCGACGGCATCGACGTGCCCGCGATGCCCGGTCGCATCCTGGGGTTGCTGGGACCCAACGGGTCGGGAAAATCGACGCTGCTGGGGATGCTGGCCCGCACCATTCAGCCGCGCACGGGTGTCGTCAAACTCGACGACCGCCCCTACAGCGACTGGGCGCCGCGGGACATCGCGCGGGTGCTGTCGGTGGTGCAGCAGAAGGCGACCACCGACCAGGACGTCACCGTGCGTGACGTCATCGACCTGGGACGGATCCCGCACCGCCGTCGCTGGGCCGGTCCCAGTCCCCGCGACCGTGAGGTCGTGGAGGCCGCCGCCCGCCGCACCGGCATCGAACATCTCCTGAACCGCGACTGGCACACCCTCTCCGGAGGCGAACAGCAGCGCGCCCACCTGGCCCGGGCGTTCGCCCAGGAGGGACAGGTCATGCTGCTGGACGAACCCACCAACCATCTCGACATCTCCCACCAGCTGGACATCCTCAAAACCTTGAGGGAGACGGGGCTGGGTGTGGTCGTCGCCCTGCACGACCTGAACCTGGCCACCACGTTCTGCGACGAGGTGCTGGTCCTGCACAAGGGCCGGGCGGTGTGTCTGGGGCGTCCGGCGGACGTGCTGACCGAGGACCTGATCCGTGAGGTCTACGGGGTGGAGGTGCGGATCCTGCATCCGGACGGCGATGAGGCGCCGCTGTTCCAGTTCCTCAGACCGGTGACGCAGACCTGA
- a CDS encoding FecCD family ABC transporter permease, with amino-acid sequence MTPVLLIGLVLLVGSILYAITFGPSDLSIGEVWGVVANKLGLGPDPELSSLRTATVWQLRLPRVLLAAVAGAGLSLCGVIMQSLLRNPLAEPYLLGVSSGASTGAVLVLIAGLGGGVISFSAGAFVGSLGAFALTLLLSRLAGGTTDKIVLAGIAVTQGFSALTSFIIMIGADANVTRGILYWLMGSFANVSWEEVALTAAVLGCFLVLTIGMASSMDAFMFGEKEAVSLGVSVQRTRVVLLGCAALMTAVVVSSSGSIGFVGLVLPHISRMLVGSRHRGLLPVSALLGAIFLLWADTIARTLFAPLEVPVGVITALVGVPIFATILARTRKR; translated from the coding sequence GTGACACCGGTCCTGCTGATCGGACTGGTCCTGCTGGTTGGGTCCATCCTCTACGCGATCACCTTCGGACCCTCCGACCTGAGCATCGGCGAGGTCTGGGGGGTGGTCGCGAACAAACTGGGGCTGGGACCCGACCCCGAGCTGAGTTCGTTGCGCACCGCGACGGTGTGGCAGCTGCGGCTACCCCGTGTGCTGCTGGCCGCGGTCGCGGGCGCCGGGTTGAGCCTGTGCGGCGTCATCATGCAGTCGCTGCTGCGCAACCCGCTGGCCGAACCCTACCTGCTGGGTGTCTCCTCGGGCGCCTCCACCGGCGCGGTCCTGGTGCTGATCGCGGGTCTCGGGGGTGGGGTCATCAGTTTCTCGGCGGGCGCGTTCGTGGGGTCGCTGGGGGCCTTCGCACTGACCCTGCTGCTGTCCCGGCTGGCCGGTGGCACCACCGACAAGATCGTGCTGGCGGGTATCGCGGTGACCCAGGGGTTCTCCGCGTTGACGTCGTTCATCATCATGATCGGCGCGGACGCCAACGTCACCCGGGGCATCCTGTACTGGCTGATGGGTTCCTTCGCCAACGTCTCCTGGGAGGAGGTCGCGCTCACAGCCGCGGTGCTGGGGTGTTTCCTCGTGCTCACCATCGGCATGGCCAGTTCCATGGACGCGTTCATGTTCGGCGAGAAGGAGGCCGTTTCGCTGGGGGTTTCCGTGCAGCGCACCCGGGTGGTGTTGCTGGGATGCGCGGCCCTCATGACTGCGGTCGTGGTTTCCTCGTCGGGTTCGATCGGTTTCGTCGGTCTCGTGCTGCCGCACATCTCCCGGATGCTCGTCGGTTCCCGGCACCGGGGGCTGCTGCCGGTCTCGGCGCTGCTGGGTGCGATCTTCCTGCTCTGGGCGGACACCATCGCCAGGACGTTGTTCGCGCCGTTGGAGGTGCCGGTCGGGGTGATCACCGCCCTGGTCGGAGTGCCCATCTTCGCAACCATTCTCGCCAGGACCAGGAAACGATGA
- a CDS encoding ABC transporter substrate-binding protein has product MHVKKSVCSLALLSALLLGSCAGAAKDQPADASAHQSSGASAAGFPLTIDNCGHQLTFKKAPARTVSLNQSSTEIQLSLGIADTMVGTATWTDPVLSSLESENAKVERISDGGPTSEAVIAKEPDLVTASFPSTLTDKVAGSYEKYESLGVPAYLAPNQCGKKSGNDAPAENFTIEKVYQEVDELSRIHGVPEKGQELVAQLKQRLEKAVAQKPGKPVKVMFWFANSEAPYLAGGSGASQFVSDQLGITNIYSDQRDEWPQVSWEDVAAKNPDIIVMGDLTRKSQTAETADAKIEYLKSNPVTSQMDAVKNERFIKVAGGDMNPSIRTVDLAEKLVAGIEQFGLK; this is encoded by the coding sequence ATGCACGTGAAGAAGTCCGTTTGTTCGCTCGCGCTGCTGTCGGCTCTGCTGCTGGGCAGCTGCGCGGGCGCGGCCAAGGACCAGCCGGCCGACGCCTCCGCCCACCAGTCCTCCGGGGCCTCCGCCGCCGGTTTCCCCCTCACCATCGACAACTGCGGACACCAGTTGACGTTCAAGAAGGCGCCCGCGCGGACGGTGTCGCTGAACCAGTCCTCCACCGAGATCCAGCTCTCCCTCGGGATCGCCGACACGATGGTGGGCACCGCCACCTGGACCGATCCGGTGCTGTCGTCGCTGGAGAGCGAGAACGCGAAGGTGGAGCGGATCTCCGACGGCGGCCCCACCTCGGAGGCGGTCATCGCCAAGGAACCAGACCTCGTCACGGCATCCTTCCCGAGCACGCTGACCGACAAGGTCGCGGGCAGCTACGAGAAGTACGAATCCCTCGGGGTGCCCGCCTACCTGGCGCCGAACCAGTGCGGCAAGAAGAGCGGCAACGACGCCCCAGCGGAGAACTTCACCATTGAGAAGGTGTATCAGGAGGTCGATGAACTCTCCCGCATCCACGGCGTGCCCGAGAAGGGCCAGGAGCTCGTCGCCCAGCTCAAACAGCGTTTGGAGAAGGCGGTCGCGCAGAAACCCGGCAAGCCCGTCAAGGTGATGTTCTGGTTCGCGAACTCCGAGGCCCCCTACCTGGCGGGCGGTTCCGGTGCGTCCCAGTTCGTCAGCGACCAGCTCGGCATCACCAACATCTACTCCGATCAGCGCGACGAGTGGCCGCAGGTCAGCTGGGAGGACGTCGCCGCCAAGAACCCCGACATCATCGTGATGGGTGACCTCACCCGCAAGTCCCAGACCGCGGAGACCGCGGACGCGAAGATCGAATACCTGAAGTCGAACCCGGTCACCTCCCAGATGGACGCCGTCAAGAACGAGCGTTTCATCAAGGTCGCGGGCGGCGACATGAACCCGTCGATCCGCACCGTCGACCTGGCCGAGAAGCTGGTCGCCGGGATCGAGCAGTTCGGCCTCAAGTGA
- a CDS encoding ABC transporter substrate-binding protein — MPTSRVSRKPHLTLAALSAAALLVAACSSGSPSPQASTSGSGPVTLTNCGTEVTYPKQASRIVATSNSANIGTLIRIGAVQNLAAVSLQKGNDEVLSALYSPGIENVPRLQNPISMESIVSTEPDLLIGSYSGLFSGSSGVTPEAAAEQNIPTYVISDSCRQDPAAGSSSKLGTMDPWDAVRTDIQNYGALTGRTAEATEALTEFNTQLAELQQAPAPTKKPRILLFDSGTNELYTSGRNGPPQGIIDAAGGVNVFENQDTTWFKASWESVAETQPDVIVVLDYRKGDADEIKNKLETIRTQPALANLDVVKQNRIIVLPLVLFTSGYPNLEAAVQIRKGLEQMGMAPESPVKGKLPESLGYGVLKS, encoded by the coding sequence GTGCCCACATCCCGTGTTTCCCGAAAACCCCACCTCACCCTCGCAGCGCTGAGCGCAGCAGCCCTGCTGGTCGCCGCCTGCTCGTCCGGTTCCCCGTCGCCCCAGGCCTCCACCTCGGGTTCCGGCCCCGTCACCCTGACCAACTGCGGCACCGAGGTGACCTACCCCAAACAGGCCTCCCGCATCGTCGCCACCAGCAACTCGGCGAACATCGGAACCCTGATCCGCATCGGCGCGGTCCAGAACCTGGCGGCGGTGTCGCTGCAGAAGGGAAACGACGAGGTGCTCTCCGCCCTCTACAGCCCCGGCATCGAGAACGTTCCCCGCCTGCAGAACCCCATCTCCATGGAGTCCATCGTCTCCACCGAACCGGACCTGCTGATCGGCTCCTACAGCGGGCTGTTCTCCGGTTCCTCGGGTGTGACCCCCGAGGCGGCGGCCGAGCAGAACATCCCCACCTACGTCATCAGCGACTCGTGCAGGCAGGATCCCGCCGCCGGTTCCTCCTCGAAACTCGGCACCATGGACCCGTGGGACGCGGTGCGCACCGACATCCAGAACTACGGCGCCCTGACCGGCAGGACCGCCGAGGCCACGGAGGCCCTCACGGAGTTCAACACGCAGCTCGCGGAGCTGCAACAGGCCCCGGCCCCGACGAAGAAGCCCCGCATCCTGCTGTTCGACAGCGGCACCAATGAGCTCTACACCTCCGGGCGCAACGGGCCGCCGCAGGGCATCATCGACGCGGCGGGCGGCGTCAACGTGTTCGAAAACCAGGACACCACCTGGTTCAAGGCCAGCTGGGAGTCCGTGGCGGAAACCCAGCCGGACGTGATCGTCGTCCTCGACTACCGCAAGGGCGACGCGGACGAGATCAAGAACAAACTGGAGACCATCCGCACCCAGCCGGCGCTCGCGAACCTCGACGTGGTCAAGCAGAACCGCATCATCGTCCTGCCCCTCGTGCTGTTCACCAGCGGATACCCGAACCTGGAGGCGGCGGTGCAGATCCGCAAGGGTCTCGAGCAGATGGGAATGGCCCCCGAGAGCCCGGTCAAGGGCAAACTCCCGGAAAGCCTCGGCTACGGCGTTCTCAAGAGCTGA
- a CDS encoding FecCD family ABC transporter permease — MAPLIVCLLIALVASLVLATGFGPSSVSPGTVVDVLMAHLTGSPDAPQTANTIVWNIRAPRVLLGSFVGAGLALAGSVIQTLVRNPLADPYLLGISSGASVGATAVITIGLFSSLGTLALTAGALVGALGAAVVVFGIAMAQGGLTPLRLVLTGTVLGSAFSAIASFLVIRSQEPQAAQSVLFWLLGSLTRAKWDQLLFPLVVVVLAFIVMMAGSGWLDALANGPDVAASLGVPVKQARNAVFVLQALLVGALVAVVGGVGFVGLIVPHLARLMVGARHRCVLPVAALMGALFMVWVDVAARVMAPPMEVPLSVVTGLIGAPVFLLLLGRRHYHFGGAG; from the coding sequence GTGGCTCCCCTGATCGTCTGCCTGCTGATCGCCCTGGTGGCCAGTCTCGTGCTGGCCACCGGTTTCGGCCCCAGTTCCGTGTCCCCCGGCACCGTCGTCGACGTGCTGATGGCGCACCTGACCGGCAGCCCCGATGCACCCCAGACGGCCAACACCATCGTCTGGAACATCCGCGCACCCCGTGTGCTGCTGGGAAGTTTCGTCGGCGCCGGGCTGGCGCTGGCCGGTTCCGTCATCCAGACCCTCGTGCGTAACCCCCTCGCCGATCCCTACCTGCTCGGCATCTCCTCGGGCGCGAGCGTCGGCGCCACCGCCGTGATCACCATCGGCTTGTTCAGTTCACTGGGCACCCTGGCACTCACCGCCGGCGCCCTGGTGGGGGCGCTCGGGGCGGCCGTCGTCGTGTTCGGCATCGCCATGGCCCAGGGCGGCCTCACACCGCTGAGGCTGGTGCTCACCGGCACGGTGCTGGGCTCGGCGTTCTCGGCCATCGCGAGCTTCCTGGTCATCCGCAGCCAGGAACCGCAGGCCGCCCAGTCCGTGCTGTTCTGGCTGCTCGGCAGCCTGACACGCGCGAAATGGGATCAGCTGCTGTTCCCGCTGGTCGTCGTGGTGCTGGCATTCATCGTCATGATGGCCGGCAGCGGCTGGCTGGACGCCCTCGCGAACGGTCCCGACGTGGCCGCCAGCCTCGGTGTGCCGGTGAAGCAGGCCCGCAACGCGGTCTTCGTGCTGCAGGCCCTCCTGGTCGGCGCCTTGGTGGCGGTCGTCGGCGGGGTCGGTTTCGTCGGGCTGATCGTCCCCCACCTGGCCCGGCTCATGGTGGGGGCGCGCCACCGCTGCGTGCTGCCGGTGGCGGCCCTCATGGGGGCTCTGTTCATGGTGTGGGTGGATGTCGCGGCCCGCGTCATGGCCCCACCCATGGAGGTTCCGCTGAGCGTCGTGACGGGCCTGATCGGCGCCCCGGTCTTCCTGCTGCTGCTCGGCAGGCGCCACTACCACTTCGGAGGTGCCGGCTGA
- a CDS encoding ABC transporter ATP-binding protein, protein MNTMLATQDLGCSLGKYPILNGVDLEVPEGEMMALVGPNGTGKSTLLRTLAGLLPIPSGRVLVAGRDLVKLSPLERARTLAMVGQQEETPADLRVAEVVALGLLPHRPPWSGGGRKERDAVAEALEQVSMTAYANRGFHQLSGGEQRRVLLARGLAQRTELLLLDEPTNHLDIRHQHALLRMVRGLGRTVIAAIHDLDLAATYFDHIVVLNDGGVAADGKPSEVLTPELVGDVFGMAASMVTDPATGEPRLLLSYP, encoded by the coding sequence ATGAACACGATGCTCGCCACACAGGACCTGGGCTGCTCGCTGGGGAAGTACCCGATCCTGAACGGGGTCGACCTGGAGGTTCCCGAGGGGGAGATGATGGCCCTGGTCGGCCCCAACGGGACCGGCAAGTCGACGTTGCTGCGGACCCTCGCGGGGCTGCTGCCGATCCCGTCGGGCAGGGTGCTGGTAGCCGGTCGTGACCTTGTGAAACTGAGCCCGCTGGAACGCGCCAGGACCTTGGCGATGGTCGGTCAGCAGGAGGAAACCCCCGCTGACCTGCGGGTCGCGGAGGTCGTCGCGCTGGGGCTGCTGCCCCACCGGCCGCCGTGGTCGGGTGGCGGCCGCAAGGAACGCGACGCCGTCGCCGAGGCCCTGGAACAGGTGTCGATGACCGCCTACGCAAACCGGGGTTTCCACCAGCTCTCGGGAGGCGAACAGCGCCGGGTGCTGCTGGCACGTGGCCTGGCGCAGCGCACGGAACTGCTGCTGCTGGACGAACCCACCAACCACCTCGACATCCGGCACCAGCATGCGCTGCTGCGGATGGTGCGGGGGCTGGGCCGCACCGTGATCGCCGCCATCCACGACCTCGACCTGGCCGCCACCTATTTCGACCACATCGTGGTTCTGAACGACGGCGGGGTCGCGGCGGACGGAAAACCCTCGGAGGTGCTCACCCCGGAACTGGTCGGCGACGTGTTCGGAATGGCCGCCTCGATGGTGACCGACCCGGCCACCGGGGAACCCCGGCTGCTGCTCAGCTACCCGTGA
- a CDS encoding ABC transporter ATP-binding protein — translation MTTRITCHGITKSYGENVVLKDLDFWVDAGELVTLVSPSGGGKTTLLNILGGLTTADQGVVEVAGQDFSQLDEDGRAGLRRHAIGIVHQSSYLFPWLSVNENLEIGPDPRAPAPWLAEARRNLGIDDFHDTEINKLSGGQRRRVCILRALQMEAEVLLLDEPTTGLDDHLASCVRRALRDLADRGCAVVVATHEEATSAVADRAIALRGRRTIL, via the coding sequence ATGACGACCAGAATCACGTGTCACGGCATAACGAAGTCGTATGGCGAGAACGTCGTGCTCAAGGATCTCGATTTCTGGGTCGACGCCGGTGAGTTGGTGACGCTCGTGTCGCCGTCCGGCGGCGGGAAGACCACCTTGTTGAACATACTGGGAGGTTTGACCACGGCGGATCAGGGCGTCGTCGAGGTGGCGGGGCAGGACTTCAGCCAGTTGGACGAGGACGGCCGGGCCGGCCTCAGACGTCACGCGATCGGCATCGTCCACCAGTCGAGTTATCTGTTTCCCTGGCTCTCGGTGAACGAGAACCTGGAGATCGGTCCCGACCCCCGCGCTCCCGCTCCGTGGCTCGCGGAGGCCAGGAGAAACCTGGGAATCGACGACTTCCACGACACCGAGATCAACAAGCTCTCCGGCGGGCAGCGACGCCGGGTGTGCATCCTGAGGGCCCTGCAGATGGAGGCGGAGGTCCTGTTGCTGGACGAACCGACCACGGGCCTCGACGACCACCTGGCCTCCTGCGTCCGGCGGGCGTTGCGGGATCTGGCCGACCGGGGCTGCGCGGTCGTCGTCGCGACCCATGAGGAGGCCACCTCAGCGGTAGCGGATCGCGCAATTGCCCTCCGCGGAAGGAGGACCATCCTATGA
- a CDS encoding ABC transporter permease, which translates to MSTFALVRRSLARTVRRHRLIAVLVLLLVLATVVLSWLARGATHGTSRGLTESLGAKEIEVIQGYGGLDSPPLSTDAVKQLGQLDGVEHVFPSGMSGIDPPADIADSEDGAGPWWLMPRNPFDDRMKDAHSNPAAFPEPGQMLVPGKHENLVGKTIEVNVTRVVSSNSGMGEAKQFEVIGTYDPETIQGEPPEAVFINSSQFNEIQAAALPPDTPGYSSIYLYVGDVNDVAKVQKSVEDLGYGTRSAIGSGVQLDRARQGLAVASVLVLFVTILGALFAGTSVAGTWMTSHIEEIGLFRSLGWTRRAIVRFYLLEALIFALCVSAIGVLLGTGLVMALAALPSLLTSVTGFSMDPGALLAQAWVVAVPLIAVPLGFIAGAGRRATTLLRVDTDTLLRQI; encoded by the coding sequence ATGAGCACCTTCGCCCTGGTGAGACGCAGCCTGGCCAGGACCGTGCGGCGGCACAGGTTGATCGCGGTGCTGGTGCTGCTCCTGGTGTTGGCGACGGTTGTCCTGTCCTGGCTGGCCCGAGGGGCCACCCACGGCACATCCCGGGGATTGACGGAAAGCCTCGGCGCCAAGGAGATCGAGGTCATCCAGGGCTACGGCGGGCTGGACAGTCCACCGTTGAGCACGGACGCGGTCAAGCAACTGGGGCAACTGGACGGTGTGGAGCACGTGTTCCCGTCGGGCATGTCGGGAATCGACCCGCCAGCGGACATCGCCGACTCCGAGGACGGCGCGGGGCCGTGGTGGTTGATGCCCCGCAACCCGTTCGACGACCGGATGAAGGACGCCCACAGCAATCCCGCCGCTTTCCCGGAACCCGGTCAGATGCTGGTCCCCGGAAAACACGAAAACCTGGTGGGAAAGACGATCGAGGTCAACGTCACGCGGGTGGTCAGTTCCAACAGCGGGATGGGCGAGGCGAAACAGTTCGAGGTGATCGGCACCTACGACCCGGAAACCATCCAGGGGGAGCCCCCGGAGGCAGTGTTCATCAACTCCTCCCAGTTCAACGAGATCCAGGCGGCAGCACTGCCACCGGATACGCCTGGCTACAGCTCCATCTACCTCTACGTCGGGGATGTGAACGACGTCGCGAAGGTGCAGAAGTCGGTGGAGGACCTGGGCTACGGCACCCGCAGCGCCATCGGCTCCGGGGTCCAGCTCGACAGGGCCCGGCAGGGACTCGCGGTGGCCTCCGTGCTGGTGCTTTTCGTCACCATCCTCGGGGCGCTGTTCGCGGGCACATCCGTGGCGGGGACGTGGATGACATCGCACATCGAGGAGATCGGGTTGTTCAGGTCCCTGGGGTGGACGCGACGGGCAATCGTGAGGTTCTACCTGCTGGAAGCCCTCATCTTCGCGCTGTGCGTCTCGGCCATCGGGGTGCTTCTGGGCACGGGGCTGGTCATGGCACTGGCGGCGCTGCCGTCCCTGCTGACGTCGGTGACCGGTTTCAGCATGGATCCCGGGGCGTTGCTGGCCCAGGCCTGGGTGGTCGCGGTACCACTGATCGCCGTACCGCTCGGTTTCATCGCCGGAGCTGGCCGCAGGGCCACCACGCTGCTGCGCGTCGACACGGACACGCTCCTGCGTCAGATCTGA